A portion of the Syntrophaceae bacterium genome contains these proteins:
- a CDS encoding ABC transporter ATP-binding protein — protein MADVRLENVSKKFGNVEAVAAFSETIREGEFVSLLGPSGCGKTTTLRIIAGFERATTGRVFIGNELVSCSETNLYKPPEARNIGMVFQSYAVWPHMNVFANVGYPLKVRGMDKKQIREKVDRVLELVHLEGLDKRLPSQLSGGQQQRVALARALVAEPALLLLDEPLSNLDAKLRESMRFEIKDVQRRLGITVIYVTHDQAEAMVMSDRIIVMDKGYVQQTGSPREIYETPANRFVADFIGLINFLEGTLVALEGADGVVALSDIPGPVHLKGRLHAAMKTGDRVVLAARPETIAVLSEPAPEAVPGRLIRKIYLGNEMDYRVALGPLEVRATGPAATDGLAEGSPVWLSFSRVVVMPF, from the coding sequence ATGGCGGATGTCAGGCTTGAAAACGTATCAAAGAAGTTCGGAAACGTGGAGGCCGTGGCGGCCTTCAGCGAGACGATCCGGGAGGGTGAATTCGTTTCCCTGCTCGGACCCTCGGGCTGCGGGAAGACGACCACCCTTCGGATCATCGCCGGTTTCGAGCGGGCAACGACCGGCCGCGTGTTCATCGGGAACGAACTCGTGAGCTGCTCCGAGACGAATCTCTACAAGCCCCCGGAGGCACGCAACATCGGGATGGTCTTCCAGTCCTACGCCGTGTGGCCCCACATGAACGTCTTCGCCAACGTGGGCTACCCGCTCAAGGTCCGCGGGATGGACAAGAAGCAGATCCGCGAAAAGGTGGACCGCGTGCTCGAACTCGTGCACCTGGAGGGGCTCGACAAGCGCCTGCCCAGCCAGCTCTCCGGGGGGCAGCAGCAGCGCGTGGCCCTTGCGCGGGCCCTCGTGGCCGAGCCCGCGCTTCTCCTGCTCGACGAGCCCCTCTCGAACCTCGACGCCAAGCTGCGCGAGAGCATGCGCTTCGAGATCAAGGACGTGCAGCGGCGCCTCGGGATCACGGTCATCTACGTGACCCACGACCAGGCCGAGGCCATGGTCATGTCGGACCGGATTATCGTCATGGACAAGGGGTATGTCCAGCAGACGGGCAGCCCGCGGGAGATCTACGAAACCCCGGCCAACCGGTTCGTGGCCGACTTCATCGGTCTCATCAACTTCCTGGAGGGGACCCTCGTGGCCCTGGAAGGCGCAGACGGGGTCGTGGCCCTCAGCGACATCCCGGGGCCGGTGCACCTGAAGGGCCGACTGCATGCGGCCATGAAAACGGGGGACCGGGTCGTCCTGGCGGCCCGCCCGGAGACGATCGCGGTTTTGAGCGAACCCGCGCCCGAGGCCGTCCCCGGGCGTCTCATCCGGAAGATCTACCTCGGAAACGAGATGGATTACCGTGTGGCCCTGGGCCCCCTGGAGGTGAGGGCCACCGGGCCCGCCGCCACCGACGGGCTGGCCGAGGGAAGCCCCGTGTGGCTCTCCTTCAGCCGTGTCGTCGTGATGCCCTTCTGA
- a CDS encoding (Fe-S)-binding protein, producing MRNDTDKKLLEAARKIVSQCDRCGTCLPACPLFEVNSVEAFSARGKNVIARALTEGGIEPTPEALAKVNFCLLCRACVDLCPSKIATDDAMIHIRQYLVNKTAAPNTRYKAIGKILKSRGMVTLAAGSLALLRRLGLNSVFPHGMVPEEYTRAHFLAAFAGPAALAGKTPPSQVAVTAATRVAYFEGCGMRMMFPEAAAETLNLLKAGTKPLVKDNVCCGLPHLAHGLRDEFLELARKNIEIYEDADAVVCDCASCGGTLKHIASYFADDARWKDRAAAFSRKVMDLTEYLAKAGYTPRQRVEATFTYHDPCHLSRGQGIRKQPRELLKAAGNFVEMKDADVCCGGAGSFHLDYPDIASKILDKKRANIERTGAAVVVTGCPGCLIQLSKAAKASGGKFKAMHISQVI from the coding sequence AATGATACGGACAAGAAACTTCTGGAGGCCGCAAGAAAAATCGTCAGCCAGTGCGACCGCTGCGGGACATGCCTGCCCGCCTGCCCTCTGTTCGAGGTCAACAGCGTGGAGGCCTTCAGCGCCAGGGGCAAGAACGTCATCGCCAGGGCCCTGACCGAGGGCGGCATCGAGCCCACCCCGGAGGCGCTGGCCAAGGTCAACTTCTGCCTGCTTTGCCGCGCCTGCGTCGATCTGTGCCCGAGCAAGATCGCAACCGACGACGCGATGATCCACATCCGCCAGTACCTCGTGAACAAAACGGCGGCGCCCAACACGCGGTACAAGGCCATCGGCAAGATCCTCAAGAGCCGGGGCATGGTGACGCTTGCGGCGGGCTCCCTGGCGCTTCTGCGCAGGCTGGGCCTCAACAGCGTTTTCCCCCACGGCATGGTGCCCGAGGAGTACACGCGGGCCCATTTCCTTGCGGCCTTTGCCGGGCCCGCCGCCCTGGCCGGCAAGACGCCCCCGTCCCAGGTGGCCGTCACGGCGGCCACCCGCGTGGCCTACTTCGAGGGATGCGGCATGCGGATGATGTTCCCCGAGGCCGCCGCCGAGACGCTCAATCTCCTGAAGGCCGGGACGAAGCCCCTCGTGAAGGACAACGTCTGCTGCGGCCTTCCGCACCTGGCCCACGGGCTTCGGGACGAGTTCCTGGAACTGGCACGGAAGAACATCGAGATCTACGAGGACGCCGACGCCGTCGTCTGCGACTGCGCGAGTTGCGGCGGCACCCTGAAGCACATCGCGTCGTACTTCGCCGACGATGCCCGGTGGAAGGACCGCGCAGCCGCCTTCAGCCGCAAGGTGATGGATTTGACCGAGTATCTCGCCAAGGCGGGCTACACGCCCCGGCAGAGGGTGGAGGCGACCTTCACCTACCACGACCCGTGCCACCTGTCCCGGGGTCAGGGAATCCGGAAACAGCCGCGCGAGCTGCTCAAGGCGGCGGGCAACTTCGTCGAGATGAAGGATGCCGACGTCTGCTGCGGCGGGGCGGGCTCCTTTCACCTGGACTACCCCGACATCGCCTCGAAGATCCTCGACAAGAAGAGGGCCAACATCGAGAGGACCGGCGCCGCCGTCGTGGTGACCGGCTGCCCGGGGTGCCTCATCCAGCTCTCCAAGGCTGCGAAGGCAAGCGGCGGCAAGTTCAAGGCCATGCACATCAGCCAGGTGATCTGA